A genomic window from Neoarius graeffei isolate fNeoGra1 chromosome 5, fNeoGra1.pri, whole genome shotgun sequence includes:
- the ddx61 gene encoding probable ATP-dependent RNA helicase DDX6 isoform X2 — MATARTQIPTSVMGVTKQNGQPRSVDLQSGSQPAAVLSASQKASSIPHTSGGIRFGDDWKKSLQLPQKDMRVKTSDVTATKGNEFEDYCLKRELLMGIFEMGWEKPSPIQEESIPIALSGRDILARAKNGTGKSGAYLIPLLERIDLKKDHIQAIVMVPTRELALQVSQICINMSRHMGGVKVMATTGGTNLKDDIMRLDETVMATPGRLLDLMKKGVAKADKVHMMVMDEADKLLSQDFVILIEDIIGFLDKNRQILLYSATFPITVQKFMSKHLRKPYEINLMDELTLKGITQYYAYVTERQKVHCLNTLFSRLQINQSIIFCNSTQRVELLAKKITQLGYSCFYIHAKMMQEYRNRVFHDFRNGLCRNLVCTDLFTRGIDIQAVNVVINFDFPKNAETYLHRIGRSGRFGHLGLAINLITSDDRFNLKAIEDQLVTDIKPIPGSIDKSLYVAEFHSVNQEEEKEAALGAP, encoded by the exons ATGGCCACTGcaagaacacaaatccccacctcAGTCATGGGAGTCACCAAGCAGAATGGGCAGCCCAGGTCAGTGGACCTCCAGTCGGGATCACAACCAGCAGCAGTGCTCAGTGCCTCCCAGAAAGCAAGCAGCATACCACACACCAGTGGTGGTATCAG GTTTGGAGATGACTGGAAGAAGTCCCTGCAGCTCCCACAGAAAGATATGAGAGTGAAAACCTCA GATGTGACGGCAACCAAGGGGAACGAGTTTGAAGACTATTGCCTTAAACGTGAATTGTTAATGGGCATCTTCGAAATGGGTTGGGAGAAGCCATCTCCTATTCAG GAGGAGAGCATTCCCATTGCCCTGTCAGGAAGGGATATTCTAGCCCGGGCCAAAAATGGCACAGGGAAGAGCGGCGCCTACCTCATCCCTCTCCTGGAGAGGATTGACCTAAAAAAGGATCATATTCAAG CCATAGTAATGGTGCCAACTCGTGAACTGGCTCTGCAGGTGAGCCAAATCTGTATCAATATGAGCAGGCACATGGGGGGAGTGAAGGTCATGGCCACCACTGGTGGAACCAATCTAAAGGATGACATCATGCGCCTGGATGAGACGG TGATGGCCACTCCAGGCAGGCTGCTGGACCTTATGAAGAAAGGTGTGGCCAAAGCTGACAAAGTCCACATGATGGTGATGGATGAG GCAGACAAGTTGCTTTCTCAAGACTTTGTCATCCTCATTGAGGATATTATTGGATTTTTGGACAAGAATCGTCAGATTCTGCTTTATTCTGCCACCTTCCCAATCACTGTACAAAAATTCATG TCAAAACACTTACGAAAGCCCTATGAGATTAACCTGATGGATGAGCTGACTCTAAAGGGCATCACTCAGTACTATGCATATgtaacagagagacagaaagtgcACTGCCTCAACACGCTTTTCTCAAGG CTCCAGATCAACCAGTCTATAATCTTCTGTAACTCAACCCAGAGGGTGGAACTCCTGGCTAAGAAGATCACACAACTGGGCTACTCCTGTTTTTACATCCATGCAAAAATGATGcag GAATACAGAAATCGAGTGTTCCATGACTTCAGAAACGGTCTGTGTCGAAACCTGGTTTGCACAG atcttTTCACCAGAGGAATTGACATTCAGGCTGTCAATGTGGTCATCAACTTTGACTTTCCCAAAAATGCAGAGACCTACTTACACCGCATCGGTCGATCAG GCAGGTTTGGGCACCTGGGTCTGGCCATTAATCTGATCACTTCAGATGATCGTTTCAATCTGAAGGCCATTGAGGACCAGTTAGTGACCGACATTAAGCCCATTCCTGGTAGCATCGATAAGAGCCTGTATGTGGCAGAGTTCCACTCAGTCAACCAA
- the ddx61 gene encoding probable ATP-dependent RNA helicase DDX6 isoform X1: protein MATARTQIPTSVMGVTKQNGQPRSVDLQSGSQPAAVLSASQKASSIPHTSGGIRFGDDWKKSLQLPQKDMRVKTSDVTATKGNEFEDYCLKRELLMGIFEMGWEKPSPIQEESIPIALSGRDILARAKNGTGKSGAYLIPLLERIDLKKDHIQAIVMVPTRELALQVSQICINMSRHMGGVKVMATTGGTNLKDDIMRLDETVHVVMATPGRLLDLMKKGVAKADKVHMMVMDEADKLLSQDFVILIEDIIGFLDKNRQILLYSATFPITVQKFMSKHLRKPYEINLMDELTLKGITQYYAYVTERQKVHCLNTLFSRLQINQSIIFCNSTQRVELLAKKITQLGYSCFYIHAKMMQEYRNRVFHDFRNGLCRNLVCTDLFTRGIDIQAVNVVINFDFPKNAETYLHRIGRSGRFGHLGLAINLITSDDRFNLKAIEDQLVTDIKPIPGSIDKSLYVAEFHSVNQEEEKEAALGAP from the exons ATGGCCACTGcaagaacacaaatccccacctcAGTCATGGGAGTCACCAAGCAGAATGGGCAGCCCAGGTCAGTGGACCTCCAGTCGGGATCACAACCAGCAGCAGTGCTCAGTGCCTCCCAGAAAGCAAGCAGCATACCACACACCAGTGGTGGTATCAG GTTTGGAGATGACTGGAAGAAGTCCCTGCAGCTCCCACAGAAAGATATGAGAGTGAAAACCTCA GATGTGACGGCAACCAAGGGGAACGAGTTTGAAGACTATTGCCTTAAACGTGAATTGTTAATGGGCATCTTCGAAATGGGTTGGGAGAAGCCATCTCCTATTCAG GAGGAGAGCATTCCCATTGCCCTGTCAGGAAGGGATATTCTAGCCCGGGCCAAAAATGGCACAGGGAAGAGCGGCGCCTACCTCATCCCTCTCCTGGAGAGGATTGACCTAAAAAAGGATCATATTCAAG CCATAGTAATGGTGCCAACTCGTGAACTGGCTCTGCAGGTGAGCCAAATCTGTATCAATATGAGCAGGCACATGGGGGGAGTGAAGGTCATGGCCACCACTGGTGGAACCAATCTAAAGGATGACATCATGCGCCTGGATGAGACGG TGCATGTAGTGATGGCCACTCCAGGCAGGCTGCTGGACCTTATGAAGAAAGGTGTGGCCAAAGCTGACAAAGTCCACATGATGGTGATGGATGAG GCAGACAAGTTGCTTTCTCAAGACTTTGTCATCCTCATTGAGGATATTATTGGATTTTTGGACAAGAATCGTCAGATTCTGCTTTATTCTGCCACCTTCCCAATCACTGTACAAAAATTCATG TCAAAACACTTACGAAAGCCCTATGAGATTAACCTGATGGATGAGCTGACTCTAAAGGGCATCACTCAGTACTATGCATATgtaacagagagacagaaagtgcACTGCCTCAACACGCTTTTCTCAAGG CTCCAGATCAACCAGTCTATAATCTTCTGTAACTCAACCCAGAGGGTGGAACTCCTGGCTAAGAAGATCACACAACTGGGCTACTCCTGTTTTTACATCCATGCAAAAATGATGcag GAATACAGAAATCGAGTGTTCCATGACTTCAGAAACGGTCTGTGTCGAAACCTGGTTTGCACAG atcttTTCACCAGAGGAATTGACATTCAGGCTGTCAATGTGGTCATCAACTTTGACTTTCCCAAAAATGCAGAGACCTACTTACACCGCATCGGTCGATCAG GCAGGTTTGGGCACCTGGGTCTGGCCATTAATCTGATCACTTCAGATGATCGTTTCAATCTGAAGGCCATTGAGGACCAGTTAGTGACCGACATTAAGCCCATTCCTGGTAGCATCGATAAGAGCCTGTATGTGGCAGAGTTCCACTCAGTCAACCAA